The genomic interval GCCAGTTCCGCCGGTAACGCTTCGCCCGCCGAAACGCACAGCCGCAGCGAATGCGTATCGAGCGCGTTTCCCTCTCGGTGGAAGTCGAGCAGCATCTTGTAGGTCACCGGCACGCCAAAAAAGAGCGTCGGATGGTAGCGAGAGAAGATATGCTGAATGACCGGTGGCGTCGGTTTTTCCCTGCAGAGGATAACCGAGGCCTTACAGGCCAGCGGCGCTGAGAGGCTGTTGCCCAACCCATAGGCAAAAGGTAAGCGCGAGGCGGAGAAGATTCGATCCTCAGGGCGAACGTCGAGAACCTGACGAATATAGGTCTCGACCGTGTAAGGGATATCGCTGTGGGTGTGAATGGCCCCTTTGGGTTGGCCCGTGCTGCCGGAGGTGTAGAGGAGAAAGGCCGGGGTTTCCGAATCAACCGGGGAAGGATACGGCTGAGGGAGCGGACCAGTGGAAGCTGTCGCCAAATCACCGACGTGTTTATCAGCGAGAGGCTCCGGCACTCCTCCGCCCTGGCGATTCACAACGAGAATCCACTGCAGGGCGTCGAGCCGAGCAAGCCTCGGTCCGAGGCTTTCCATGAGAGCCCATTCCACGACGAGCCCTCGCGCCCCACAATCGGAGAGGATGAAGGTGATCTCGTCCTGACCGAGTGCCGGATTGAGGGGAACAGCGATAGCCCCGAGGGAGCAGATGGCCAGGAAGCTGTAGATGAACTCAGGCGAGTCCCAGAGTAAGAGGCCCACCCGCTCGCCCGGCTCCAGACCCGCCGCGACGAATTTCGCTGCCGTCTGGCGTGATCGCTCGCCAACCTCTCTGTGGCTGATCACCTCATCGCCATAATAAAGAGCCGGTTGCTCCGATGTCTCTCGGAAAAAATAATCAAAAAGGTTTTCCGTCCCCGACATTGAGATCGCTCCCTGATTTTCTTTTCAGCGCAATGGCCTTCCGACCGGCCAGCTCCAGGATAAAAAGATCCCTCCGGGCCCGAAAGCCCCTGGCAACAGATCGAGGAGGATCGCTCCGAGCGGGACGCTCGGTCAGCGCCGTCAACGGGAAAGACGTCCGAGTGGCTCCTTTCATTGCCTTCCTCCGAGGCGTGTATTATCTTCCAGGGCCCGCTCTCCAAGCAACCGAGACGTAACCGGGGGAGCGATCTGCTCGTATATGCCGATGCGCACGTGGTGGAAGCCGCATGCCTCGGAGAAAATAACGTAAGGAGGGATGACGAGTCATGAGAAGGGGCAAAACTCTACTCATCCGGGTGATCACGCGCTCGTGGCGGAGAACTGCCCGAAAGGTGATCCTCTCTCTCATATCCATCATCGTGGTGGTGGGTCAGACTCCTCTGACGCCCGCCACACAAAAAGCGAGAACGGCAAAGGAGACGGCGAAGCCCGCCTCCACCGAGCAAAAACAAGACGAAGGATATACGGCAAAAATTCGTGAGTATACGACCGAACCCTTCTTCCTCACGGAGCTGGTGGATCATCTCCCCGCGTCCGATACCGTGCCCACACCGGAGAAGGTCCTCGGCTATGTCATCGGGACGCCCAACAAATTGACCTACACCAAGGACATCTATCGCTACATGCGCGAGCTGGAAAAAGCCACGCCGCGCGTGAAGGTCTTCACCATCGGCTACTCGGAGGAAGGCCGCGAGACGATTCTCGTCGCCATCTCCGACGAAGCCAATATGAAGAAGCTCGACCGCTACAAAGAAATCACGGCCAAGCTGGCCGATCCTCGAAAAATCAGCGAAGCCGAGGCCAAACAGCTCATCGCCGAAGGGCTCCCGTTCTATTGGGCTTCCGGGAGCATTCATTCGCCGGAGACAGGGTCCCCGGAGATGCTCATGGAGCTGGCCTATCGGCTGGCAGTGGAAGAAACGCCGTTCATCCAGGAGATCCGCAAGAACTCGATTGTTCTCATCACCCCGGTGGTGGAGGTGGACGGTCGGGATCGCCAGGTTGACCTTTACAACTATCGCAAGGCGAATCCGGGCAAACCGGCTCCCAACCTCATCTAT from Blastocatellia bacterium carries:
- a CDS encoding AMP-binding protein, which encodes MSGTENLFDYFFRETSEQPALYYGDEVISHREVGERSRQTAAKFVAAGLEPGERVGLLLWDSPEFIYSFLAICSLGAIAVPLNPALGQDEITFILSDCGARGLVVEWALMESLGPRLARLDALQWILVVNRQGGGVPEPLADKHVGDLATASTGPLPQPYPSPVDSETPAFLLYTSGSTGQPKGAIHTHSDIPYTVETYIRQVLDVRPEDRIFSASRLPFAYGLGNSLSAPLACKASVILCREKPTPPVIQHIFSRYHPTLFFGVPVTYKMLLDFHREGNALDTHSLRLCVSAGEALPAELA